The following coding sequences lie in one Leptospira saintgironsiae genomic window:
- a CDS encoding LON peptidase substrate-binding domain-containing protein translates to MSRTTIPIFPLPEVILFPGTFLPLHIFEPRYRMMLDYCSESGDEMAIAPIKMEPGNLKSPQPEIETIFGWGTIVRRDPLPDGRSNILLEGKGIAKLESYDTMEPFRIGIVEKLEPDSKYIEDKIFVEIFDRILYLTKRILLSEGAKEELILRMNDLWSHPFPVDFISSILNFNFKKKQEILSSTDQILKAQLLVGIVEEMNLGE, encoded by the coding sequence GTGTCAAGAACTACAATTCCGATCTTTCCTCTTCCCGAAGTCATCTTATTTCCAGGCACATTTCTTCCTCTTCATATTTTCGAGCCTCGATACAGGATGATGTTGGATTATTGTTCCGAGTCCGGCGACGAAATGGCGATCGCACCTATCAAAATGGAGCCGGGTAATTTAAAAAGTCCTCAACCTGAGATCGAAACTATTTTTGGTTGGGGCACGATTGTTCGAAGAGATCCACTTCCTGATGGAAGGTCCAATATTCTACTCGAAGGCAAAGGTATCGCGAAACTGGAATCTTACGATACTATGGAACCTTTCCGGATTGGAATTGTAGAAAAATTAGAACCTGATTCCAAATATATCGAAGATAAAATATTCGTAGAGATCTTTGATCGGATCTTATATCTCACTAAACGAATTCTACTTTCAGAAGGCGCCAAAGAAGAATTGATCTTAAGAATGAACGATCTTTGGTCTCATCCTTTCCCTGTAGATTTTATTTCTTCTATTCTAAATTTCAATTTTAAGAAGAAGCAGGAAATCCTCTCAAGCACGGATCAAATCCTGAAAGCACAACTTCTTGTTGGAATTGTAGAAGAAATGAATCTGGGAGAATAG
- the rfaE1 gene encoding D-glycero-beta-D-manno-heptose-7-phosphate kinase, with product MYYLDKKRYLEAASKLKTTKIIVIGDLILDEYLIGEVNRISPEAPVPVVWVRNEKTTLGGAGNVVKNLSRLGVQSFVLGRAGNDSAAKTLDDLLSTENTISSKNTIIRSEKVPTILKTRVIAGHQQVCRIDREETFPLSDVEEKQLLESFSKIIQEADAVVLSDYDKGTLTASLIRKSIDIAVQHKKIVTVDPQVSHFFQYEKATVMTPNHHEAGKALGKKLETNSEVEEAAKKIAENLNSPSMMITRGEKGMSLYISSESKTYHIPTVAKEVFDVTGAGDTVISVYTSFLAAGLGELEAAIVSNAAAGVVVGKLGAETVSLEELLEALEKRGSFQ from the coding sequence TTGTACTACTTAGATAAAAAGCGATATTTGGAAGCGGCTTCTAAATTAAAAACCACTAAAATTATAGTCATCGGAGATCTCATCCTGGATGAGTATCTGATCGGAGAAGTAAACAGAATTTCTCCGGAAGCTCCTGTTCCTGTGGTCTGGGTCCGAAATGAAAAGACCACTTTGGGTGGCGCGGGAAATGTTGTAAAAAATCTTTCTCGTCTAGGAGTTCAATCTTTTGTGCTCGGTAGAGCTGGAAACGACTCAGCTGCGAAAACTCTGGATGATCTTCTTTCTACAGAAAATACAATCTCCTCCAAAAACACAATTATCCGTTCTGAAAAAGTTCCCACCATTCTAAAAACAAGAGTGATCGCGGGTCACCAACAAGTTTGCCGTATAGATAGAGAAGAAACATTTCCTTTAAGCGATGTTGAAGAAAAACAATTATTAGAAAGTTTTTCTAAGATCATTCAAGAAGCTGACGCAGTTGTTCTTTCCGATTATGATAAGGGGACTTTAACCGCTAGTCTCATTCGCAAATCGATCGATATAGCAGTCCAACATAAAAAGATCGTAACAGTAGATCCGCAAGTGTCTCATTTTTTCCAATACGAGAAAGCTACTGTAATGACTCCGAATCATCATGAAGCAGGAAAAGCTCTAGGTAAAAAATTAGAAACAAACTCTGAAGTAGAAGAAGCTGCTAAGAAGATTGCAGAAAATTTAAATTCTCCTTCTATGATGATCACTCGTGGAGAAAAAGGAATGAGTCTTTATATTTCTTCCGAATCCAAAACCTATCATATTCCTACTGTCGCAAAAGAAGTATTCGATGTGACAGGCGCTGGGGACACTGTGATTTCAGTGTATACTTCTTTCTTGGCGGCAGGTCTCGGAGAATTAGAAGCTGCAATTGTTTCCAATGCTGCAGCAGGAGTGGTGGTCGGAAAACTAGGTGCTGAAACTGTTTCTTTGGAAGAACTTTTAGAAGCTCTTGAAAAAAGAGGAAGTTTTCAGTGA
- the rfaE2 gene encoding D-glycero-beta-D-manno-heptose 1-phosphate adenylyltransferase, with protein MKSSFSSCIEKIIPFHEVKDVSEKVRTNQKIVFTNGVFDLIHKGHLTYLSQARDLGDVLWIGINSDSSVKRLKGPERPVNPEEDRALLLSCLSFVDYISVFSEDTPLELISQVAPHIHVKGGDYDLEALPETPLVRKLGGEVQILPFVPGFSSTDLIRRIRQKP; from the coding sequence GTGAAGTCTTCTTTCTCTTCCTGTATAGAGAAAATTATTCCTTTTCACGAAGTTAAGGATGTTTCGGAGAAGGTCCGCACTAATCAAAAAATCGTTTTTACGAATGGTGTATTCGATCTGATCCATAAAGGTCATCTTACATATCTTTCCCAAGCAAGAGATTTGGGTGATGTTCTCTGGATAGGGATCAATTCTGATTCTTCTGTAAAAAGACTAAAAGGTCCGGAACGTCCTGTAAATCCGGAAGAAGACCGGGCCCTTCTTCTTTCCTGTCTTTCCTTCGTAGACTATATTAGTGTGTTTTCAGAAGATACTCCTTTGGAACTTATTTCACAGGTAGCACCTCATATTCACGTAAAAGGGGGAGATTATGATCTGGAAGCTCTTCCTGAGACTCCACTTGTTCGCAAATTAGGCGGAGAAGTACAAATTCTACCCTTTGTTCCTGGATTTTCCAGCACGGATCTCATTCGGCGCATTCGCCAAAAACCCTAG
- a CDS encoding CTP synthase, protein MSKTKFIFVTGGVCSSLGKGVSAAALGCLLESRGYSVSLQKMDPYINIDPGTMSPYQHGEVYVTEDGAETDLDLGYYERFTKSKFTRKNSVSTGQIYNTVIQRERKGDYLGRTVQVVPHITNEIRNRIYTLARENATDFVIVEIGGTVGDIESIPFLEAIRQMRYEHGPTQVLFIHVTLVPTITVAGEAKTKPTQHSVKELLALGIQPDILICRVNQPMPKEMKGKISSFCNVKEENVISASDISTSIYEIPKMYKEEKLDQVVLKTLGLELGKSNFTEWEKIIKSLHSAKQTVQIAVVGKYISLHDAYRSVYESLSHGGIANEANVEFIKVDPEKLDKTNVKDVLKSAHGVLVPGGFGDRGIEGKIAAIQYARTKGIPFFGICLGMQCAVIEYARNVLGMKDANSTEFRPDSPDPVISLIEEQMDIDQMGGTMRLGSYPCKIKKNTLAFSEYKQELIYERHRHRFEFTNKYKQRFEEKGMILSGISPDENLIEIVEIPEHPWFIGVQFHPEFTGKPTKPHPLFAGFIRAAVKFARKA, encoded by the coding sequence TTGTCCAAAACTAAATTTATTTTCGTGACCGGAGGTGTTTGTTCCTCCCTTGGAAAGGGTGTATCCGCTGCAGCCCTTGGATGCCTTTTGGAAAGTAGGGGTTATTCCGTTTCTCTTCAAAAAATGGATCCTTATATCAATATTGATCCGGGAACTATGAGTCCGTACCAGCACGGCGAAGTATATGTAACCGAAGACGGCGCAGAAACTGATTTAGATCTAGGTTATTACGAAAGATTTACTAAATCTAAGTTCACTCGTAAGAACTCTGTTTCAACAGGACAAATTTATAATACCGTAATCCAAAGAGAAAGAAAAGGGGATTATTTGGGAAGAACTGTTCAGGTTGTTCCTCATATCACCAACGAGATCCGAAATAGGATCTATACTCTTGCAAGAGAAAATGCAACTGACTTTGTGATCGTTGAGATTGGTGGAACAGTGGGAGACATTGAATCCATTCCATTCTTAGAAGCAATCCGTCAGATGAGATATGAACACGGGCCTACTCAAGTTTTATTCATCCATGTTACTTTAGTTCCTACCATAACAGTAGCAGGTGAAGCAAAAACAAAACCAACTCAGCACTCAGTTAAAGAACTTTTGGCACTCGGGATCCAACCAGATATTTTGATCTGCCGTGTGAACCAGCCTATGCCAAAAGAAATGAAAGGAAAAATTTCCTCCTTCTGTAACGTTAAAGAAGAGAATGTGATCTCTGCTTCCGATATCAGCACTTCCATTTACGAAATTCCTAAAATGTATAAGGAAGAAAAATTGGATCAAGTGGTTCTAAAAACATTAGGGCTGGAACTTGGAAAATCCAATTTTACTGAATGGGAGAAGATCATAAAAAGTCTTCACTCTGCAAAACAAACCGTACAAATAGCAGTGGTTGGAAAGTATATTTCTCTTCATGATGCATATCGTTCCGTCTATGAAAGTTTATCTCATGGTGGAATTGCAAACGAAGCAAATGTAGAATTTATCAAAGTGGATCCTGAAAAATTGGATAAAACAAATGTGAAGGATGTTTTAAAATCCGCACATGGTGTTTTAGTTCCTGGTGGATTCGGTGATAGGGGAATAGAAGGCAAGATCGCAGCAATCCAATATGCAAGAACCAAAGGAATTCCATTTTTCGGAATTTGTTTAGGAATGCAATGCGCAGTGATCGAATACGCAAGAAACGTATTGGGTATGAAAGATGCAAACTCTACTGAGTTCAGACCTGATTCTCCAGATCCAGTTATTTCTCTTATTGAAGAGCAAATGGATATTGATCAGATGGGTGGAACTATGCGTTTAGGATCTTATCCGTGTAAGATCAAAAAGAACACATTGGCCTTTTCTGAATACAAACAAGAACTGATCTATGAGAGACATAGACATAGATTCGAGTTTACCAACAAATACAAACAAAGATTTGAAGAGAAAGGAATGATACTTTCAGGCATTTCCCCAGATGAAAACCTGATTGAAATTGTAGAAATTCCAGAACATCCTTGGTTTATAGGAGTTCAGTTCCATCCTGAATTCACTGGAAAACCTACAAAACCGCATCCATTATTTGCCGGATTCATCCGTGCTGCGGTCAAATTTGCAAGGAAGGCATAA
- the kdsA gene encoding 3-deoxy-8-phosphooctulonate synthase, with product MSDKTAQERDFLSGKKIGGKNPFFLIAGPCVMENRDLLEKVCAEMLEITTELGIPYVFKSSFDKANRSSVSSYRGPGLTEGIKHLEHIKKKFNVPVLTDIHETSQVGPLKDVIDMYQIPAFLSRQTDLIAESAKTGKWVNVKKGQFLAPSDCRHIKTKIQESGSEKYMVTERGTTFGYGNLVFDGRTVPILHSYDIPVVFDATHSAQLPGAAGNITGGQREYIPSMTRSAVALGIEGIFMEVHPDPAKALSDATTQYPLSEIKALLKELVGLDRYVKQEILNR from the coding sequence ATGAGCGATAAAACTGCCCAAGAAAGGGATTTTTTAAGCGGTAAAAAGATAGGGGGAAAGAATCCATTCTTCCTAATCGCCGGTCCTTGCGTGATGGAAAATAGAGACTTACTCGAAAAAGTCTGTGCAGAAATGTTAGAGATCACCACAGAACTTGGGATTCCTTACGTTTTCAAAAGTAGTTTCGACAAAGCAAATCGTTCTTCTGTTTCTTCTTATAGAGGCCCAGGTCTTACTGAAGGAATTAAACATCTAGAACATATTAAGAAAAAATTTAATGTTCCAGTTCTAACTGATATTCACGAAACATCTCAAGTGGGTCCTCTTAAAGATGTGATCGATATGTATCAAATCCCAGCTTTCCTAAGTAGACAAACTGATTTAATCGCAGAATCTGCTAAAACTGGAAAATGGGTGAATGTCAAAAAAGGACAATTTTTAGCTCCTTCTGACTGTAGACATATCAAAACAAAAATCCAAGAATCAGGTTCCGAAAAGTATATGGTTACCGAAAGAGGGACCACATTCGGTTATGGGAATTTGGTATTCGACGGAAGAACTGTTCCGATATTACATAGTTATGATATTCCAGTAGTATTCGATGCCACTCACTCCGCACAATTGCCTGGAGCCGCCGGAAATATTACCGGAGGACAAAGAGAATATATTCCAAGTATGACAAGAAGTGCAGTAGCACTTGGGATAGAAGGTATATTTATGGAAGTGCACCCTGATCCTGCAAAGGCACTTTCAGATGCGACTACTCAGTATCCTCTATCAGAAATTAAAGCCTTATTAAAGGAATTAGTCGGTTTAGACCGTTACGTAAAACAGGAAATCCTAAACCGCTAA
- the lptC gene encoding LPS export ABC transporter periplasmic protein LptC, producing the protein MDPETARKYGPGLGVGLAILFLVLFFYSGGKSDAKYTRVEEEKEKGSTVSFKNFAKDQYDGNGTILWKLKAEEAYLYADEKRYVLYGINFDQYENGKFKSKLTGEKGEINQISKLMKLTGNILLKTEEHRTLRAKSLDYNDETKELSSNEEVVIDANGTHIRGVGLRADKDLNKFTILRPSAITQGGSNPLNSSSPKEK; encoded by the coding sequence ATAGACCCGGAAACCGCGAGGAAATACGGTCCGGGCCTAGGAGTAGGACTAGCAATTTTATTCCTAGTTCTTTTCTTCTATTCCGGTGGAAAATCGGATGCTAAATATACTCGCGTAGAAGAAGAAAAAGAGAAAGGTTCGACCGTTTCCTTCAAAAATTTTGCAAAAGATCAATATGATGGAAATGGAACTATATTATGGAAATTGAAAGCAGAAGAAGCTTATCTTTATGCTGACGAAAAAAGATACGTTCTGTATGGGATCAATTTTGATCAATATGAGAATGGAAAGTTCAAGTCCAAACTCACCGGTGAAAAAGGTGAGATCAATCAGATCTCGAAATTGATGAAACTCACAGGGAATATTCTCTTAAAAACGGAAGAACATAGGACTCTTAGAGCAAAATCGTTAGATTATAACGACGAAACAAAAGAACTCAGCTCCAATGAAGAAGTTGTAATAGATGCAAACGGAACGCATATCAGAGGAGTAGGTCTTAGAGCGGACAAGGATCTAAACAAATTCACTATATTAAGACCGAGTGCGATTACACAAGGTGGTTCTAATCCACTGAATTCTTCTTCCCCTAAAGAAAAATGA
- a CDS encoding LptA/OstA family protein, whose translation MKRILVLFYLLFLFTAPARSHSRPPLLFSAETLDPKSFQGIGEADPKRKESFPTFWGANALTQEDREVQGLKVTIFSLEGGAWIQHKKVKLGANRIEVFGKEAYKAFLKNGVHIEDQENGTVMRAGVGEYDKYSEMVYIKERPRLSFRDKTGKITVISAKQIDRELNTKITKLHGGVIVNHPEVTIFCAEAIFKESEHLITTDPNPILISKNRYLSGKKLSFYTNESRIILEENTVLFQSSEETKKDPEGNEKKQTVLTILKGDKIESRPNEENDRTVLISGNATVLRKDMKITSDNIESVGKDSRIIKARKNIKVHDRENNLLLSGNVFDYFRNENYLHLTDEGTMEFLDKNSNQVTSTITAQEFERFLDQKETVIRGNIWIKSKSTEAQGEYATYFENDESVLLEGNPRINRSGKILRAGKIVFYPREGRSILTEGVHLGN comes from the coding sequence ATGAAACGTATCCTAGTTCTATTTTATTTATTATTTTTATTCACTGCTCCGGCGAGATCTCACTCTAGACCGCCTCTTTTATTTTCTGCGGAAACATTAGATCCAAAAAGTTTCCAAGGAATTGGAGAAGCAGATCCAAAACGTAAGGAAAGTTTTCCTACATTTTGGGGAGCAAATGCACTTACCCAAGAAGATAGAGAAGTCCAGGGTCTTAAAGTCACTATCTTTAGTTTAGAAGGTGGCGCTTGGATCCAGCATAAAAAAGTAAAATTGGGTGCAAACAGGATCGAAGTCTTTGGGAAAGAAGCATATAAGGCTTTCTTAAAGAATGGAGTACATATAGAAGATCAAGAAAACGGAACTGTTATGAGAGCAGGAGTAGGAGAATATGATAAATACTCCGAAATGGTCTATATCAAAGAAAGGCCGAGACTTAGTTTCAGAGACAAAACTGGCAAGATTACGGTCATTTCTGCAAAACAAATAGATAGAGAATTAAATACTAAGATCACCAAACTACATGGTGGAGTGATCGTAAATCATCCGGAAGTTACTATCTTTTGTGCAGAAGCAATTTTTAAAGAATCAGAACATCTCATAACCACAGATCCAAATCCTATCCTAATCTCTAAGAATAGATATTTGAGCGGTAAAAAATTATCCTTCTACACAAATGAAAGTAGGATAATTTTAGAAGAAAATACAGTATTATTCCAATCTTCTGAAGAAACCAAAAAAGATCCGGAAGGAAATGAGAAAAAACAAACTGTTCTCACAATCCTAAAAGGGGATAAGATAGAGAGTCGTCCGAATGAAGAGAATGATCGCACGGTTCTGATAAGTGGTAATGCAACCGTTCTAAGAAAGGACATGAAAATCACTTCGGATAATATTGAATCAGTAGGAAAAGATTCACGTATCATTAAAGCCAGAAAGAATATCAAGGTACATGATAGAGAAAATAATCTTCTTCTTTCGGGTAACGTATTCGATTATTTTAGAAATGAAAACTATCTTCACCTGACTGATGAAGGCACAATGGAATTTTTAGATAAAAATTCTAATCAGGTAACAAGTACAATCACCGCTCAAGAATTCGAACGTTTCTTGGATCAAAAAGAAACTGTGATCCGAGGAAATATCTGGATCAAATCCAAGTCCACAGAGGCACAAGGTGAGTATGCTACATATTTTGAAAACGACGAATCTGTACTTTTAGAAGGAAATCCTAGGATTAATCGAAGTGGTAAGATCCTTCGAGCAGGAAAAATCGTCTTTTATCCAAGAGAAGGAAGATCAATTCTGACAGAAGGAGTCCATTTAGGAAATTAG
- the lptB gene encoding LPS export ABC transporter ATP-binding protein, producing the protein MGQRIRCQNLIKIYNKRKVVDGVSFDVRKGEVVGLLGPNGAGKTTSFYMSVGFVKPDSGHVFIDDQDVTEAPMHTRAKLGVGYLAQEASIFRKLTVAENLEAILETLNIPRSEIIRRRDELLLELQIMRVANQKGFTLSGGERRRCEIARALVTNPDFILLDEPFAGVDPIAVKDIQTVINSLKKKGLGILITDHNVRETLKITDRAYIMHSGRILIAGSPKELVNDKEAKRMYLGEDFKL; encoded by the coding sequence ATGGGACAAAGGATCCGATGCCAAAACTTAATCAAAATATACAATAAGCGTAAGGTTGTAGACGGAGTCAGTTTCGATGTTCGCAAAGGAGAAGTAGTAGGTCTACTAGGTCCGAACGGTGCCGGAAAAACTACTTCCTTCTATATGTCTGTCGGTTTCGTAAAACCGGATTCAGGTCATGTATTCATAGATGACCAAGATGTAACAGAAGCTCCAATGCATACTAGAGCAAAACTTGGAGTAGGTTATCTTGCACAAGAAGCTTCTATCTTCAGAAAACTTACAGTCGCAGAAAATTTAGAAGCCATCTTAGAAACTCTTAACATTCCCAGATCAGAGATCATTCGCAGAAGAGACGAACTACTGTTAGAATTACAAATTATGCGAGTCGCTAACCAAAAAGGTTTTACTCTTTCCGGCGGGGAAAGAAGAAGATGCGAAATTGCCAGAGCCTTAGTAACAAATCCAGATTTTATCCTTCTTGACGAGCCGTTCGCAGGGGTTGACCCTATAGCTGTTAAAGATATTCAAACTGTTATAAATAGTTTAAAGAAGAAGGGACTAGGCATCTTAATCACCGATCATAATGTTCGAGAAACATTGAAGATCACGGATAGAGCATATATTATGCATAGTGGTAGGATCTTAATCGCGGGATCTCCAAAAGAACTCGTGAACGATAAAGAAGCAAAAAGAATGTATCTGGGAGAGGACTTCAAGCTGTGA
- the rpoN gene encoding RNA polymerase factor sigma-54, whose amino-acid sequence MNLNHQLVQKQTQKLVMTQDLRQSIELLPLSTLELADRISAELVENPMLEEEPGSERSKSPELYSVDDLKRKEKNDFLKNSDQGWQDSFSLDKPQYRGTDASDRNQKYIESSPNAQSLSEHLLWQLRISSLKGKEMEIAEVLISMLDDRGFISQTESELAAEIGVSAKTIKKVLEQIHQLDPLGIGAGSIQETLYVQAKILRPEDKNLHDLIQNYLKDLEKLDYKGVSKKMGLPVEAIEAMAAEIKKLEPFPATLYTPQKPDYIVPDVIIREIEGEFSILLNDEWLPKLKINKEYKGMLKKGAGAKDSDKEYISAKLNSAEWLIRSVNQRRQTLYRVVSAIIELQTEFFRKGVRFLKPLTLKDIAERLDLHESTVSRITSNKYVQTSWGILELKWFFSSGLKSKSSEGGMESSKTIHDIIRNLVKEEDPENPLSDQDIVEKIESKGIEIARRTVAKYRKILKILPSNQRKKVKSLEAR is encoded by the coding sequence GTGAATCTGAACCATCAGTTAGTACAGAAACAGACACAGAAGCTTGTCATGACGCAGGATTTGCGTCAATCGATAGAGCTTTTGCCTTTGTCTACTCTGGAACTCGCTGATAGGATCAGTGCCGAACTGGTCGAAAATCCAATGCTGGAAGAAGAGCCAGGCTCAGAAAGAAGCAAAAGCCCTGAACTCTATTCAGTAGATGATCTAAAAAGAAAAGAGAAGAATGATTTTCTTAAAAATTCTGACCAGGGCTGGCAGGATTCTTTCAGTTTAGACAAACCTCAGTATAGAGGTACTGACGCTTCTGATAGAAACCAAAAATACATAGAATCATCTCCTAACGCACAATCCCTTTCAGAACATTTACTTTGGCAGCTCAGGATCTCTTCCTTAAAAGGAAAAGAAATGGAGATCGCGGAAGTTTTGATCTCTATGCTGGACGATAGAGGATTTATTTCTCAAACTGAAAGCGAACTTGCAGCTGAAATAGGGGTTTCTGCTAAAACTATTAAAAAAGTTTTAGAACAGATCCATCAATTGGATCCTCTTGGAATTGGTGCCGGAAGCATTCAAGAAACATTATATGTCCAAGCTAAGATCCTAAGACCCGAAGATAAAAATCTTCATGACCTTATCCAAAACTATCTAAAAGATCTTGAAAAACTGGATTATAAGGGAGTTTCCAAAAAGATGGGTCTCCCTGTAGAAGCAATCGAAGCAATGGCTGCTGAGATCAAAAAACTCGAACCATTCCCCGCGACATTATACACTCCGCAAAAACCTGATTATATAGTCCCTGATGTAATTATTCGAGAAATAGAAGGTGAATTCAGTATATTATTGAATGATGAATGGCTTCCTAAATTAAAAATTAATAAAGAATACAAGGGAATGCTCAAAAAAGGAGCCGGTGCCAAGGATTCTGATAAGGAATATATTTCTGCAAAGTTAAATTCAGCAGAATGGCTGATCCGCTCTGTAAACCAAAGAAGACAAACCTTATATAGAGTAGTCTCAGCAATCATAGAACTTCAAACTGAATTTTTCCGCAAAGGTGTAAGATTTTTAAAACCTCTTACTTTAAAAGATATCGCGGAACGATTAGATCTTCACGAATCCACAGTTTCTCGAATCACATCCAATAAGTATGTTCAAACTTCTTGGGGGATTTTAGAATTAAAATGGTTCTTCTCCTCTGGATTAAAATCCAAAAGTTCAGAAGGTGGAATGGAATCTTCTAAAACCATTCACGATATTATCCGCAACCTAGTAAAAGAAGAAGATCCCGAAAACCCTCTTTCCGATCAGGATATAGTGGAAAAAATAGAAAGTAAAGGGATAGAGATCGCCAGAAGAACTGTGGCAAAGTATCGCAAAATACTAAAAATTCTGCCGTCTAACCAAAGAAAAAAAGTAAAATCTCTGGAAGCAAGGTAA
- the hprK gene encoding HPr(Ser) kinase/phosphatase, giving the protein MSVPGINVSNILKDHPELGLKLIAGENGLQNRIHSSEINRPGLSLTGFYESFAHDRIQIFGKGEWAYITSKEGEDMEKLAADFFHFHLNCIIFTHGNVPPPIFVEYCDRLNIPLLGSDVSTHKFITLISQILDRSLAPRTMRHGVLIEVFGIGILLSGKSGVGKSETALELIERGHRLVADDMVEIRRLSESYLIGTCSDLLRHHMEIRGLGILNIKDIFGIGSVRDHKLIELIIHLEEWTEEKEFDRTGLENRTEEVLGVNISLIKLPVRPGRNIPIIVETAAMNQRLKKLGKNAAAEFSQKLNIYLQQGKVERNPPQN; this is encoded by the coding sequence ATGTCCGTTCCAGGAATCAATGTATCTAATATTCTAAAAGACCATCCCGAATTAGGTTTAAAACTAATCGCAGGCGAAAATGGACTTCAAAATCGGATCCATAGTTCTGAGATCAATAGACCCGGTCTTTCACTCACAGGCTTTTACGAAAGTTTTGCCCATGATCGTATCCAAATTTTTGGAAAAGGAGAATGGGCATACATCACTTCTAAAGAGGGTGAGGATATGGAAAAACTCGCTGCAGATTTTTTCCATTTTCATTTGAATTGTATTATATTCACTCATGGGAATGTTCCTCCTCCTATCTTTGTAGAATATTGCGATCGTTTGAATATCCCACTTTTAGGTTCGGATGTTTCTACTCATAAATTTATTACACTCATTTCTCAGATTTTAGACAGAAGTCTCGCCCCTAGAACAATGAGGCACGGGGTACTAATCGAAGTATTCGGGATTGGTATACTTCTCTCGGGTAAAAGTGGTGTAGGTAAAAGTGAAACTGCACTCGAACTGATAGAAAGAGGACACCGCTTAGTCGCAGACGATATGGTGGAGATCAGAAGACTTTCAGAAAGTTATCTAATAGGAACTTGTTCTGACCTTCTTCGCCACCATATGGAAATCAGAGGATTAGGAATTCTAAATATAAAGGATATATTTGGAATTGGATCCGTAAGAGATCATAAACTTATAGAATTAATTATCCATTTAGAAGAATGGACAGAAGAAAAAGAATTCGATCGTACTGGACTCGAAAACAGAACGGAAGAAGTTTTAGGAGTAAATATTTCTTTGATCAAACTTCCAGTTCGACCAGGAAGAAATATTCCAATCATCGTAGAAACCGCTGCAATGAACCAAAGATTAAAAAAACTGGGAAAGAATGCAGCGGCGGAATTCAGCCAAAAATTAAATATCTATCTACAGCAAGGAAAAGTTGAAAGAAATCCACCTCAAAATTAA
- a CDS encoding HPr family phosphocarrier protein — MKEIHLKINENGAGMHARPASVFVNCAAKYSCEVLVSKDGVEVNGKSIMGLMMLALAPGQEFSIKTEGAQEEEAADALAKLVEGDFAI, encoded by the coding sequence TTGAAAGAAATCCACCTCAAAATTAACGAAAACGGCGCAGGGATGCATGCTCGTCCCGCCTCAGTCTTTGTGAATTGCGCGGCAAAATACTCCTGCGAAGTTCTAGTCTCCAAAGACGGAGTAGAAGTGAACGGCAAAAGTATCATGGGACTCATGATGTTAGCCTTAGCACCAGGTCAGGAATTTTCCATCAAAACAGAAGGCGCTCAGGAAGAAGAAGCAGCGGATGCTCTAGCTAAATTAGTGGAAGGCGATTTTGCAATATGA